In the Arachis hypogaea cultivar Tifrunner chromosome 20, arahy.Tifrunner.gnm2.J5K5, whole genome shotgun sequence genome, AAAAATCACACTCATCACCTATAGGAAGGGTAGAGAAGAAGGAGCAGTGGACAGTAGGGGAGAAGAAGCAGtgagattgaagaagaagcagttccTTCGAAGTGTATTttgagaggtagaagaagaagaagcttgaGACATTCaaatggtatttggggaagatTTTGATTTCTTTGGTATTTGGGGGATTTGTAAAATCAATTATTTGCACATTGCACCCATTTATATTACAGTACAAATACGTTATGTGGTataatgtaaataatataaaatacaatgTAGTGTGAACACATTTATTGAAGGAATTAATGagaggttgaaaattttttttatcaatgacTGAGATGATGACACATATGCAAGGATAAATTACCCATAAAAATAGCATGGGTTTGAAAGAaatcacacacatatatatatatattttcaaaagacTTTAGTTATGATGACGTTAATTTTTTCAACTATATTTAGGATAAAACTTAACAAGACATACATTGTATTATGAATGGAATATTTGTAGTTTCAAAGATTTACTTaatgaagaatgatgaaaatCACCACAGGTTTAATTACATGATTGGTCACGAGATAGATGAAATATTTGACTCTTTGACAATTTGGTGGTCACATGccttaattttaatatgaaagaGCAGAGGCACGTTGGTTTTACTTAATTAAATCTTTGGATAGATAATTTCACTGCTCTAATCATTAATCTTAATAATAATGGTACAAATGTTCTCTCCTTTGTTTTCAAGCAAATTAAATATATGTTTGCGTTCAAGTGCATCAAATGATGGTAACTACATTAGTATTTATTTATAGAAAACAAATCCTTTTCCACGAAGAacaaaaattctttttctttatatatatatatatattagcggTGCTCCCTGGTTACCTTCAGGGTGCACATCAAAATCAGCTTTGAAATTGTTGACCTTTGATGCAACATTTAGGCAAATAATTTTCTTATAAATACCagtcatataatatatataaataacacaATCGCGTCTAATTTTTGCAATCAGAGAACAATATTAAAAATGAAGATATTATTAGTGTGGCTAATAATAAGTTTAATGTGTGTACTCCCTTGGTGTTTATCAGCACAAAATTCTCCAGAAGATTATCTTGAAGCTCACAACACAGCACGTGCAAAAGTTAAGGTTAAACCACTAAAATGGGACTGGAGACTAGAATCATATGCATACCTACACCTGAGTCAGAAAACTGAACATTGCATACCGATTCAATCGGATGGTCCTTATGGTGAGAACACAGAGAGTGGTGTTACAGCAACGGGAGCATTCAGAAAGCTTACTGGAGCACAAGCTGTGGGCGTATGGGTGGCACAGAAACAATACTATGACGAAAAATCCAACTCATGCATTGGCGGTTACTGTCGTCACTATATGCAGGTTGTTTGGCGTGACACTACTCATATAGGTTGCGCTAGGGTCCAATGCGAAGTTGGAGCCTACATGGTTTCCTGTAACTATAGCCCTCCAGGAAATTTGCTTGATCAACGACCCTACTAATTAATAAGTACCAATATCTTATGGACTATGGAGTAATAATAATCAAAAAAGTATAGGTAGgtaatgaaaatactaaacaatatgaataatagatatataggatgtttattttactagatgtgcggatgattattctaatattaagttTTAAATGGATAATTTGAAGGTGTAGTGTGTTTTAATTTTATCGGTGATTGTTCATATTATTCAAAAAAGTTATTAATTACCTAGCATTATCCATAATAATATACTGTATATATTCAGGGGCTTTAATTATTAGTGCAAATATACAAGAATTCAGGTATAAGTTTGTGAGCCCGTGTTAGTGTTGTCCGTGAGGAATCTTTTCATGTAATATTTCTAtggggtaaagtactaaattggtctccTAGGTTTggacgtaattctgttttggtccttaaggtttaaagtgttctatttgaatctaaaacgttttcatttagcatcaatttagtcccacagtgaggtcaaaattaaataattaacaaaatatcctacataacaacagttcaagaacaaaatcgataatctggagaacaagtacaagctctagaggtacaaaatcaaccattgatgcatcaatacatttatttatcattttctttagttttatagaaaatattttatttatattataaaaaataataaataaatgtattgatgtatcaatggttgattttgtacctctagagcttgtacttgttctccagattatcgattttgttcttgaactgttgttatgtaggatattttgttaattatttaattttgacctcactgtgggactaaattgatgctaaatgaaaacgttttggattcaaatagaacactttaaaccttaaggaccaaaacagaattacgcccaaacctaggggaccaatttagtactttaccctatttCTATGTTTCGCTGGATGCGTTTAAAAGGTTAAGAATGCCTGCATTTAATTAAGGCAACTACTTCCATGAAGATGCCAAAAACATCTTCTCATGATGATCCTTATttaaaaagtgtaacttatttGTTTAGTAacactttgaataaagataacgcttttactttaaataaaaatcaaatcctacaatctatcatccaatggtcaaaataaaatatcttcacATGATGACAATCATACAATCTTTATTGGAGTAACTACCTTTAATTAATACTATTTTCTTTAGAAAGTTAAAAATATCATGACTCTTTTAAGAAAGGAGCAAAAGGACTAAGACCATAATTCACATATCAAATTTATAAGGCAAGCAATAACACAAAAATAATCCAAATCATAATTCTAACTAAGTCTACAAAAATAAATCTCttatgtatatatttaaaaattttttaaaccaTACAAAAAAATGTTTGCACTAAATTAGTACTATTTTGTTTTagaatattagaaatataataaatatttatatatatattttttattaatttaaaattttgataaaaataatattataataaaaaattcaaaaaattttaaataaataattatatttttaatatattttcttgTATAAAATCTCTTTTTGGTTTATTTATGCAAATTTTTTATATGACTTTTTCTAActatgaataatgaaaattacTATAGGTTATTTAGGTAGTGTTTGGTTGATGTCCATGTTTCAATGAGACATGGACACGGTGACACATGTCTGCTGTTTGGTTTGGTGAGACACAGAATTTTGATGGACACGAGAGGACACGGATGGACACGGAAACACTAAATTTGTGTACTTCCAATTTGATGAGACACTGAGACAACTTGTGGGACactaattttttactcttttatccttattcaatttttaaattttcaaaatttgtcctCTTATCtcttcaaatatttctttttttacttcctcttttagattttacaaCCAAATTTGTTCTCccgtttttttcaaaaaaaaattatacatttaattttttatttatttaaattttaattaatctttgataaattttaggctttggttttctattttttttcaaaaaaaattgtatatttaatatttgaatgatAATTTGAGATGATATTAgaagaaaaaatatgaaaagaaataaaaatttaaaggtaATGACATGTAGCGTTTGAAGTGATAGGTGTGCAGTGGTGTTGATAAAATTGTGGTTAAATGAAGGATAATTcagtctttttcaaatatttgtgttttgttcattatttttatcaaacataatacataaacacaaatattttatgtttatgtctttaaTATCTGTGTCTTTATGTCTATATCTCATCTTATACATTAACCAAACGAAACTTTAGTGAACAAGTCCAAGTCCGTTAGTTTTACTTGATTGCTCACCATAAATGAAGTATTTGAGACTCTGATTGGGTGGGTCGTCACAGCATGCCTTCAATGTGAAAGGACAGAGCCTCATTGGTTTTACTTAAATAATTAGATCTTTTTGGATATATCATTTCAATGCTCTCATAATTAATTAGGGAGATTCAGTGATACTGTCTACCAAAATCACTATGGGATGTAGTCTGTGGCATGATCTTAAAGTAACGCATGTAATAGCAATTGAGATAGAGTAAGAAATTGAAAGTATGACTGTGTTCTCATGCATTGAtacagaaagtaaaattgaaaaGGAGAAAGAGATTTGAAACGTGAAAGATGAAAATAGTGAAAGGATGAAACGTGGAAGTGGAAGTGAAAGCGAAAAGGTAAAATTAAATCTTATTCATTGAAATTGTAACTACAGTATTTAATAATAAAGTAATACAATATATATAGTGAAGTACCAATATAAACTAGTTAATCCTTTATATTTATTCATATCTCTCCTCAAATTTAGTAGTGGGTTGAAGAACCACTCTAAATTTATCTTAAAATTTGTGAAATAGAAATGATGAGAAGGGTTTGGCATGGTTGGCTAAAAGGAGTGTGTGTAATAAAGTACTATtacggcttttttttttttcgtttttgcaTTTTTGATGCGTTTAATTAAgtgttaataaaaatttgttaaaacaTATACGAATTTTTATATGATTGATAGTGAGAATTTATTGATAGGTAGATGGATATATCATAAATGGCACACTATAACTAATAAGAGATATTttgtaatataattaatatataacacggtaattaaaaattctaaatttaaaatttaaatgaaatattaacaaatattttaattgGATGGTTGGATTAAGAAAAGattcaaaataatattattaaaatactaTATTAAAATACGTTAGTATAACCGTTTTAAGATATTAGTAATTGCatgtttaaataatattaatatctcattcaatttaaataataacaaaatatattaatttttattttttaaatctgttcaaatcaaattattaatatcttttgattattttgacaaattatatttgtatgcctataaaaaatatatttttatatttttaaatatttatatctcgtttatagtgtaaatagCATATCACGAGTGTAcctattttatttacttaaaatttatgtcttatcttatttacactgtaaataaaatatactcataattaattcatttacattgtaaacgaaataactaataaaatataaattcgtAAATTATATCTAAATTATCTATACCAGTAACTAaaatgtttaaattatttatttaaaagaatccgttattaatttttcattactactttataattataaattattaattcaatATTCATGTCACCAAATAatggatttatttatttaaatttttgtactAATTGACTGTAAAGTAAATAACATTTAATCGACAACTAATCAtactgaataaaaataaataaaaaataataattttttcttttacgaGATGTCTAAATAACACTTTTTTCtctaatcatttttatttattatgattaGTTGTCAATTGAATATTATCTACTTTACGGTCAATTagtacaaaatttaaataaatcaatcAATTATTTGGTGACATGAATATTGAATTAATAATTTGTAATTATAAAgtagtaataaaaaattaataacgaattcttttaaataaataatttaaacgttTTAGTTACTGATATAGATAATTtggatataatttataaatttatatcctattatttatttcgtttacaatgtaaatgaATTAGTTATGAATATATTTTGTTTACAAGACATAAATTTTAAGTTGTAAACGAGACAtgagtatttaaaaatataaaaatatattttttatagacatacatacaaatataatttgttaaaataataaaaaaatattaataatttaatttagactaattaaaaaatttaatatattttattattatttaaattgaatgagatattaatattatttgaacATATGGTTACTAATGTCTTAAAACGGTTACACTAacgtattttaataatattattttaaattttttcttaatcCAACTATCcaattaaaatatttgttaatatttcattcaaattttaaatttagaatttttaattaccgtgttatatattaattatattgcaAAATATCTCTTATTAATTATAGTGTGCCATAACCAACGCAAGTTGGCACAGATGGATGAGGGTCTGTGTCTCTTAACCATCTCTTTCGAGATTCAATACTCACTGGAGGATGAGAATGGAGCATGCTACATACAGAATGGCACAAATATTCTCTTTTTTGTCCTCAAGTAAATTAAATATATGCATCCATTCAAGTGTATtactatattaattattttatgtatatactaaaattaattactaaaattatttataagtataaaatatatattaaaatataaatacacattaaaaataaattaaatcacacatatatttatacataaatatattaataatttattttaaaagtaattttaatatatatatatatatactccctGGTTACCTTCCAGGTGCACATCAGACAAGCTTTGAAATTGTTGTCCCTTGATGTAATATTTAGGCCAATAATTATCTTATAAATACCAATCATATACTAGACAAATAACACAATCGCCTTTAATTTTTGCAATCAGAGAACAATATTAAAAATGAAGATATTATTATTAGTGTGGCTAATAATAAGTTTAATGGGTGTACTCCCTTGGTGTTTATCAGCTCAAAATTCTCCAATAAATTATCTTAAAACTCACAACACAGCGCATGTAAAAGTTAGGGTTAAACCACTGAAATGGGACAAGAGACTAGAATTATATGCATAGCTGCACTTGGGTAAGCAAATTAAGCATTGCATGCCGATTCGATCAAATGGTCCTTTTGGTGAGAACATGGCGAGTGGTGTTATAGCAACGGGACGATTAAGAGAGTTTACTGGAGCACAAGCTGTGAACGCATGGATGGCACAGAAACAATACTCATGAATTGGGGGTATTTGTCGTCACTATATGCAGGTTGTTTGGGGGTGACGCTACTCATGTTGATTGCGCTAGGGTCCAATGCAGCAATGGAGCCTACATAGTTTCTTGTAACTATAACCCTCCAGAAAATTTTCCTGGTAAACGACCATACTAATTAGGTGAATTATATTCGATCCTCTCTAAATTAGAGGATAAATTATCCTTAAAATATGTCttcttattattaaataaaattaaataaattgacttatcatgattaattttaatttttaatctaacttaaattttgttaatttaattaattcatcatGATATAACTTTGttttacaaattataaaaattatttaaaaaagtttaattttttatttttttcaaattatatatttattgatcAATTTCAATCACAACAtataaaaaatctcaaaaaatctcaaaaaacaaagaataaataaaaaaaatcaagaggcacataaaatttaaaattttcaaaattttctctcttttgctttcttaaagtttttgaaaaaaaatataaaataaaattttaattttctaatgaTTTTTaactataatataattttttttaattttacctaAATTTTGTTAACCTAATCAACTaattatgatataatttttttacaaattataaaaataattagagaaattctattttatattttattattttttttttaaaatttaagaaagcAAGAGAgagcaaatttaaaaaatttaaaatttttgtgcttcttgaatttttttatttattctttgtcttttgagattttttattttgcgattgaaattgattaataaatgtataatttaaaaaaaataaaaaattataaaattaattttttaataatttttataatttgcaaaaaaaaagttacattatgattaattaattaaattaataaaatttagattAGATTAAAGTTAAAGTTAATTATGATAAGtcaattaattttatttcaattaataataaGAAGATAtatcacaaaaaataatttatcttcTAATTTAAAAAGAGTTGGATAATATTTATCTACTAATTAATAAGTACCAATATCTTATGGTCTATGCTGGAGTAATATATATTGTGAGGCTTTAATTATTAGTGCAAATATGTAAGGATTTGGGTATAAGTTGTGAGCCCGTGTTGTTCGTGGAAATTTTTTCATGTAATCTTTCTTATATGTTTTGTTGGACACGTTTATGTTAgagatataataattaatattaccgtcttatcaatttaattttttagaataagtaCTTTGGTGACATATAAGAATGTTAATTTGCAACTCAATAATATGTTATCACGAATAGAATCTTTATATATAGTTTCAAAGACTTGTTGAGTCGTCATAGCTTTTGCAAAAATGTTAATTTGACAtcgataataaaatattaaaagaggctcaaaaattattttctacaCTTTTAGTCATCctataattttacaaaaattgCTTCATCTTCGAACTGCTACATAGAAACTCAGCCTAGCTTCTcttcttaattaattatgatgTTAATCTTTTTCTTCTATACTTAGGATACTACTTAACAAGACATGCGTTATCATATGATAGAATCGTTTTTGTTGAATCATGATTTTAATTTATAACAAAGTTAATTCAACCGTGTAACAAAATATTGAAAACAAATCATCCATTACTTGTTTTCATTGTTATGGATCCGGTAATCTTTTGAAACAACTACAACAACTTACTTTTCCAAGTAAAGATTGATTCTTATAAATACCTCGCTATAACCTTAACAATTCTCATCAAACACATTAATACATACattacaaacaaacaaacaaaaatcacAATTGCATAAGAGAACATGAAAACATGCAAGATTTCATTTTCTCCTATCACTATCTTAGGTTCATTATTATGCATTATGGGTTATGTATATGCTCATGATTCACCAAAAGACTATGTTGATGCACACAATGTAGCAAGATCAGAAGTGGGAGAACCAAGTTTGATTTGGGACGATTCTGTTGCAGCATATGCACAAAACTATGCCAATCAACGGCGAAAAGATTGCCAGCTGATCCATTCACATGGCCCTTATGGAGAGAACCTTGCATGGAGTAGCAGTAATGATTTTTCAGGTGTAGATGGTGTGAAATTATGGGTAGACGAAAAGGCATACTTTGATTACATGTCAAACTCATGTGCTGATAATCAAATGTGTGGTCATTATACTCAAGTGGTTTGGAAAAACACATTGCGCGTTGGTTGTGCCAAAGTGATTTGCGACAATAATGGAGGCACTTTCATTACTTGCAACTATGATCCTCCTGGCAATTACATTGGGCAGAGaccttattaaataaaaataaatatgtacttttttatttataatatatattatgtcGCTTATTTAATCATGGGTGGAGGGAGAAGTATTAATCATTATATAACATTTGATTGTGATTACTCCCCTTTTCCTATTTAGCTACTTTAATTTGTGCTGCTGCTTCTTATCTTTAATCTATaatctataaatatataataattaactaGTCAAACAGTAAAATAACATACTATTTGGTACTGTTAGATAGTTTCTAAGAAAGTGATGGGTGTTCCCAAACCTTTCTAGCTGAATGAAGGATGTAGTGTTGTTTTGCACAATGATTCTTCACGCAATGAAAAGGTAATTGAGCATACTGCAATAATTTGAACGGGATCGATGGCAAATTTTGGGCGcaattcttcaaaaatttttaaatttcaatcctttttcaaattttgagcaCACTATTTATGGCTTTCTCTCTCCTTTATCCACAAAAATAAGAATCACTCTAATCCCTTCGacattctttctctttttctctcttctctaatTGTCCTCCTCATTTTTATCTTCATCTCAGCATTCGGAAATTGTGTTCCAAGTCACGAGAGACGGCTGGGCATTCGCTCATCAAAATAGAGCTAGAAGTTGCAAATGTCATCGCCTATGGGGCGCAGATGAAGCCTTTCTTTGTCACCACTGGTCAGCTGTGAAAGGAGCAGAAGCTAGCCAGAAAATCTGCAAGGTTCATTGTCAGCATTGGCACTTAAAGAGATAAAAGAGCCCCATTAAAGAGCTCATCAATAATGTccactcctcctcttcctctttctctcacCAACGGTAGCCTTATTTTTTCTTGAACTAATAGCTTACATTTATGGCCTCAAGGAGTGATTAATTGAAAACAGAGTCTTACATCTTGCTAAAATtatggtaattttttttattttttaagacttTTACATTTTCTTAACAGTGTTCATTTACATGTATTCTTATTAAACTATGTATTTATGTTCTTATTAAGATTCATGTTTTGCTGTTCTAGCAACAAACAAAGCACATAACAGAGTTTGAGGAAATATGAATTTGGGGATCATTGGAATCTTGGAATCGAGGACCGTGCGAAGCCTCAGGTGTACAATGAAGAGCACGAGAACAAGGATCTTCAAAACCTTTTGCCGCAGCAAGAAACAAAAATTGAAGAACTAGCTATCGAAAAAATGGAACGGCGATGGAATCTGCTTCACGTCACGTGCCTAAAAGCAGGAAAAGAttctttcttgcttcttcttCGTCCATATGCACACTGTTTCTGTTGTTATTTATCTATTCTAAAGTGGGGTGTTACTACTATATTATATGTCAAAATCTGTCCCTAGACTTGAGTTTCAAGTGTGCCATTTAAGTTTGTTGGCATAACATCGTCATTAAAATTAatcctttaaaattttattgaactGAACTTTgcagatcttttttttttaatcatcggAAATGAGTGTAGGATATCTAGCTGAATATAATAACTTGTGTTTACCTGAATATAAGTATATTCATTATGAAACTGTTGTTTTCTTGAGACACCCACAAAATTGCACACTCAAACATGGAGCTTCATTATTACCATGTCAGATGATGGAGGCGGGTGAGTCATCACAAAGCTAGGATTTGTTTGGTGAATTCTGAGGTAAGTGCAAACTCAATTAATTGTATAGTTACGTCATTCAAtcgttttgttttaattttgaaacatCCTAATCgtttcatatttttataaatgtGATTGACATGAAGGGTAGCTTGAGACAGGTAGAAAATGAAATTGTTGTTTTGGGGCCAAGATCTCACAATGATATAGGGTTTAattctattcttctcttttttgtCCAATGTTGCTTTTGTTAACGATgtcgttgttattattattagcatTGTAAATGTGTGAAGCAATCCTTTTATGTGTTAGCTATTAGGAGTAGTAACCATATGAATAAAGAATTTAAAATGGCTTTTAAGAATTCTTTTATTTGTTGTGTATTTATCTGATTTGTAGAATTGTATTACACAGAGGCAGGAGCGCAGGTACATATAAGTAAAGGGGGGCAATGGCCCcccaaaattttagtttttattttaaaaaaaaaattagtctggTCCCCCTTTCTTTATTTCCCAGCCCTTCCCCCTCTTTTTGTTCTATCTTTTCCAACCTCCTTTTAATTTCTACAAAAAAATCCAGCCCAATAGCCCATTCCCTATCCTTTTTTTATTTCCCAACCCCtatcccttttttttatttcccAACGTCAGTTTCCCCATCCCCTTTTTTTATTTCCCAGCATACAACCagtctcttcctctctctcttctcgcTTTGGCTTTCTAAAATTTTAGATAACAACTtttcctattcttcttcttctttatctctttaatcttcttatcttttacagTTTTACCTCTTTGactcttattttttttgttttttgcagattaaaaaaaaagataatagttTAACAAGTGATTTTTCACTCTTCTTTCTCAAAAAaggttctatttttattcttttttatatatttagttatttacttaattagttaatttattattatttgttaattaagtttatgttattatatgttagtttgtatatttagttttttttattagttaactatttaattacaattttatattatttatactgggatgttagtattattgttctgaattttaatattttattttaaattgaaatataatttttatattttataaagatttagacTGTAATTTACACTTTttgctaaatatatttttaattataggaACTTATTTGGCCATTTGAATTATGAGTAAGTTCAAAATCATTgatacatttttaaaaaaaaaagatcaagagaatgaagatgcttCTACTATTACTACTCCAATACTTGAGGGGTCATCAAATTTCATTACTTCAAGTTCTTCATTGAATAGCTCAAAGCGTCCACGACTTCTTCCAAATCAACTAGATGTTTTTCGTTTGGAAAGAGATCCTGGAATGCGACCAATGATTTGGAAGTTTCCTCCAAATAAAAGAGATGAAATCCGTCGGACTTATATTAAAGTTGGGCCAAATCAACCAATTCTTGATAATTATCTATTTTCTGGTGATAAAAGTAATCGTCGCTTTCAAGCTTCATGGTTTAAATTGTTCCCATCTTGGTTAGAATATTCTATAGAAGATGATGCTATATATTATTTTccgtgctttctttttgctaaggaaCCTTCAATCAATACGGATTCAAATGCTTTTATTGAGAATGGTTtcaggaattggaagaaagtaaataGTGGAAAAGAATGTGCTCTTTTGAATCACATTGGCAAAGGTCCTAACTCATTCCATCATAAGGCGCTGAAATCATGTGATGATTTGATGAAACAATCACAACATATTGACAGACTTCTTCATAAGCAAACATCAGAAGAGATTGAAAAGAATCGAATTCGACTAGGAGCATCTATAGATTGCATTAGATGGTTGACATTTCAAGGTTGTGCATACAGAGGACATGATGAAAGCCAAAGTTCAAGCAACAGAGGTAACTTTTTGGAAATGTTGAAATTTTTGGGATCTTACAATGAAAGAGTGAAAAAAAATGTTTTGGAAAATGCTCCAAAAAATGCTAAGTATACTTCAAATGATGTCCAAAAAAAATTCTACATATTCTTGCTACTAAGGTGAGAAATTCAATTAGAGAAGAGATTGGAGATGCtaaattttgtattattgttgATGAAGCTAGAGATGAATCTAAAAAGGAGCAAAATGGCCATTGTTTTGAGATTTGTTACTCTAGATGGTTTTGTTAAAGAGAGATTCTTTGATGTTGTGCATGTCACTGATACTTGTGCAACAACTttaaaaaaagaattgatttcTGTCCTTTCTCATTATAATCTCCAAGTTGAAAATATTAGGGGTCAAGGGTATGATGGTGCTAGCAACATACGGGATGAGTGGAATGGTTTGCAAGCTTTGTTTCTTAAAGATTCTCCACAAGCATACTATGTGCATTGTTTTGCTCATAGGTTACAATTAGCATTGGTGGCAGCTTCAAGAGAGGtacttcaaattcatgaattttttacCCAATTAAACTCTATTGTCACTATTGTTAGTGCTTCTTCAAAAAGACATGATCAATTACAAGAAGCTCAAACAAATGAAAATGCAAACTTGGTTGCTCAAAATGAATTAGAAACAGGCAAATGTGCGAATCAAATAAGCACTTTACAAAGAGTTGGGGATACTCGATGGAGctctcactttaattctatttgcagTTTGGTAAAAATGTTTACTGCTACCAATATTGTTCTCAATAATATCATTGAAGACGGGACAACTTATGCACAAAGAGGTGAGGCTTATggtgttagtaaaatat is a window encoding:
- the LOC112783975 gene encoding pathogenesis-related protein 1-like, giving the protein MKTCKISFSPITILGSLLCIMGYVYAHDSPKDYVDAHNVARSEVGEPSLIWDDSVAAYAQNYANQRRKDCQLIHSHGPYGENLAWSSSNDFSGVDGVKLWVDEKAYFDYMSNSCADNQMCGHYTQVVWKNTLRVGCAKVICDNNGGTFITCNYDPPGNYIGQRPY